A region of Gracilinanus agilis isolate LMUSP501 chromosome 3, AgileGrace, whole genome shotgun sequence DNA encodes the following proteins:
- the LOC123242864 gene encoding olfactory receptor 51M1-like, with the protein MSTHNHTHSGVLTFLLPSLPGPGGSGFLTILGLTYSTTLLGNGLILLTICANTYLHQPQFLLLALLATTDLGLALSMLPTILDALWFPAPIISRDVCLLQMCCLYAISTGQSSVLLAMALDRWLAVCHPLYYVAFLTPNRLAWTSLAFILRATIPLLPTPLLIPSCNAHNLSLPFCFPTEVLKLSCGGLGWTYPVVTMLTTATMDIVLITISYSLVLREVMQRISPAGQHKALRTCTAHLCALLVFYGPLFASVLFPDSLPGSFASLGLLASPALHPLVYGIQSHRLRRGLLGVLGCPSTSRIAPNLKRPRP; encoded by the coding sequence ATGTCTACCCACAACCACACTCACTCTGGTGTGCTGACCTTCCTCCTTCCCAGCCTCCCAGGGCCAGGGGGCTCAGGATTCCTCACCATCCTTGGTTTGACCTATAGCACCACCCTTCTGGGAAATGGTCTGATCCTCCTCACCATCTGTGCTAACACCTACCTGCACCAACCTCAGTTCTTGCTACTGGCTCTGTTGGCCACTACAGACCTTGGTCTGGCCCTTTCTATGCTGCCCACCATTCTGGATGCTCTGTGGTTCCCAGCCCCTATTATCTCTAGGGATGTATGCCTCCTCCAAATGTGCTGCCTTTATGCCATCTCCACCGGGCAGTCCTCCGTGCTGCTGGCCATGGCCTTGGACCGTTGGCTAGCTGTGTGTCACCCTCTCTACTATGTGGCCTTCCTTACCCCCAACCGCCTTGCCTGGACCAGCCTGGCTTTCATTCTCCGGGCCACCATCCCTCTGTTGCCCACACCCTTGCTGATACCATCCTGCAATGCTCataatctctccctccctttctgctTCCCAACAGAAGTGCTGAAGCTATCCTGTGGAGGACTAGGGTGGACCTATCCAGTTGTGACTATGCTTACTACAGCCACTATGGATATAGTCCTCATTACCATCTCCTATAGTCTGGTCCTCCGGGAAGTGATGCAGAGGATATCTCCTGCTGGGCAGCACAAAGCCCTGAGAACATGCACTGCCCACCTCTGTGCCCTCCTTGTTTTTTATGGACCTCTTTTTGCTTCAGTCCTATTCCCTGACTCACTTCCAGGAAGCTTTGCCTCTCTTGGTCTTCTTGCATCCCCTGCCCTCCATCCCCTTGTCTATGGGATACAATCTCACCGGCTCCGGCGTGGCCTGCTTGGTGTCCTTGGTTGCCCCTCGACTTCAAGGATTGCTCCCAACCTAAAGAGGCCACGTCCCTAA
- the LOC123238753 gene encoding olfactory receptor 51G2-like — MMSLPQFHDNSSFFQPSVFLLIGIPGLEAMHRWISIPFSSMYTLALTGNCLILLAVKRTPSLHQPMYYFLSMLSLTDLGLTLCTLPTTLAVLWFDYRRIAFDACLTQMFFLHSFSVVESSVLLAMSFDRFVAISNPLRYASVLTNSVIGRIGMAIVTRATVSLFPVPFLLKRLNFCPGKVYLSHSFCFHADMMKRACADITVNILYGLYVVLSTAFVDSLLIAISYGLILHTVMGLASPQERIRALNTCVSHILAVLVFYIPGVGVSIIHRFGRHAPPIVHAVVAYVYLIVPPVLNPIIYSVKSKHIREALIKMLKKKDQS; from the coding sequence ATGATGTCCCTTCCCCAATTCCATGATAACAGTTCCTTCTTCCAACCATCTGTTTTCCTGCTGATTGGCATTCCAGGTTTGGAAGCTATGCACAGATGGATCTCGATCCCCTTTTCCTCTATGTATACTCTGGCTCTCACAGGCAACTGCCTGATCCTGCTAGCTGTGAAAAGAACTCCCAGCCTGCACCAGCCCATGTATTACTTCCTGTCCATGTTGTCCCTCACTGACTTGGGACTCACTTTGTGCACACTTCCCACCACCCTGGCTGTGCTCTGGTTTGACTATCGCCGCATAGCCTTTGATGCCTGCTTGACCCAGATGtttttcctccattctttctctgttGTGGAATCCTCAGTGCTGCTAGCCATGTCCTTTGACCGTTTTGTGGCCATCTCCAACCCGCTGCGCTATGCCTCTGTCCTTACCAACAGTGTCATTGGCAGGATCGGAATGGCTATTGTGACCCGTGCCACTGTTTCTCTCTTCCCTGTGCCTTTCCTGCTGAAGCGGCTGAACTTCTGCCCTGGAAAAGTCTATCTTTCCCACTCATTTTGCTTTCATGCCGACATGATGAAGAGGGCCTGTGCTGATATCACTGTCAACATCCTATATGGGCTCTATGTAGTGCTGTCCACTGCATTTGTGGATTCCTTACTAATTGCCATCTCCTATGGACTCATCCTTCACACAGTAATGGGATTAGCATCTCCTCAAGAACGGATCCGGGCTCTCAACACGTGTGTCTCCCATATTCTAGCTGTTCTAGTCTTTTATATCCCTGGTGTGGGAGTGTCCATTATCCACCGCTTTGGTAGACATGCACCCCCAATTGTGCATGCTGTTGTTGCCTATGTCTATTTGATTGTGCCCCCTGTGCTCAATCCTATCATCTACAGTGTCAAATCCAAGCACATTCGAGAGGCACTGATCAAGATGTTAAAGAAGAAGGATCAGAGTTGA